A single genomic interval of Cydia splendana chromosome 10, ilCydSple1.2, whole genome shotgun sequence harbors:
- the LOC134794549 gene encoding uncharacterized protein LOC134794549, translating to MDECGIRGPTNKWFKQFLTNRRIRTSVAGVTGEAAVVELGVPTGSVYGPVGYAMHVNSVSNVHPVGSTGLSPLRLAITIGDAEELRQDVAVILRKAKLPKSNTTAEERSALRDLKENEDILVLKADKGNATVVMDSTDYDSKIRHLLDDSLVYKPVSYNPTARVSRRIRAVIKDNRELFEEDVFDRLYKPKIVLPPKLYGLPKVHKRNVPLRPIVSQISSPTYDLAKHVASVLQPLVGSTSSFVKDSRHFIDILKGITLEPDEVMVSFDVESLFTNVPVKECLEVVRRKLSDEGISESVMVLLRNCLEGSYFLYCGKHYLQIDGVAMGSPVAPVLANIWMEHIEASINLQPWAVKLWKRYVDDVFCIMKGSHPS from the exons ATGGACGAATGCGGAATTCGTGGTCCCACAAATAAGTGGTTCAAACAGTTTCTGACCAATAGAAGGATACGCACGAGCGTCGCGGGAGTGACCGGGGAAGCAGCGGTCGTGGAGCTCGGGGTGCCGACCGGCTCGGTGTATGGTCCCGTGGGATATGCGATGCACGTCAATAGTGTATCCAATGTG CACCCAGTGGGTTCTACCGGCTTGTCACCATTGCGACTGGCGATTACGATTGGCGACGCGGAAGAGTTAAGACAGGATGTTGCCGTTATTCTAAGGAAAGCCAAACTTCCAAAGAGTAATACCACTGCGGAGGAGCGATCAGCCCTTAGGGATCTAAAGGAAAATGAGGACATCCTGGTTCTTAAGGCTGACAAGGGAAACGCCACTGTAGTGATGGACTCAACGGATTATGACAGCAAAATACGGCACTTACTGGATGACAGTCTCGTATACAAGCCTGTTTCGTACAACCCTACGGCTAGGGTCTCTCGTCGCATTAGGGCTGTCATCAAAGACAACAGGGAGTTGTTCGAAGAAGACGTGTTCGATCGGTTGTACAAACCCAAGATCGTACTGCCACCTAAACTGTACGGATTGCCAAAAGTACATAAAAGGAATGTGCCTTTGCGGCCTATCGTGAGTCAAATCTCTTCTCCCACTTACGATCTTGCAAAGCATGTTGCGTCGGTGTTGCAGCCGCTTGTGGGTAGTACGTCGTCTTTTGTGAAGGACTCTCGTCACTTTATAGATATTCTCAAGGGAATAACGCTGGAACCAGATGAGGTAATGGTGAGCTTTGACGTTGAGTCGCTCTTCACCAATGTTCCCGTTAAAGAATGTCTAGAAGTAGTCAGAAGGAAACTGAGCGATGAGGGTATATCGGAGTCAGTAATGGTGTTGCTGAGGAACTGCTTGGAAGGAAGCTACTTTTTGTATTGTGGAAAGCATTACCTCCAGATTGATGGGGTAGCCATGGGTAGCCCTGTAGCACCGGTTTTGGCAAATATCTGGATGGAGCATATCGAAGCCAGTATAAACTTGCAGCCTTGGGCGGTGAAGTTGTGGAAGCGCTATGTGGATGATGTTTTCTGTATTATGAAGGGTTCCCACCCTTCATAA
- the LOC134794484 gene encoding probable oligoribonuclease translates to MLSFRQSLTFSINGVVKYFIRPMSAHNSKSQLNHNTLPHVKAKDAAKRIVWVDLEMTGLNIEKDYIMEIGCLVTDAQLNVVATGPNIVIHQPDHVLKNMDEWCINQHGESGLTESCRKSTVSIEDAEKQILLFISSHVPEKKCPLAGNSVYMDRLFIRKYMPQFNQYLHYRVIDVSTIKELAKRWYQKDFSNIPQKKFSHRAVDDILESIEELKYYKEHIFKS, encoded by the exons ATGCTAAGCTTTAGGCAATCTCTTACTTTCAGTATAAACGGTGTAGTCAAGTATTTCATTCGGCCGATGTCTGCCCACAATAGCA AAAGCCAACTAAACCACAACACTTTACCACATGTTAAAGCCAAAGACGCGGCAAAACGAATAGTATGGGTAGACTTAGAGATGACAGGGCTGAACATCGAGAAGGACTATATCATGGAGATTGGCTGCTTAGTGACCGACGCTCAGCTGAATGTTGTCGCAACTGGGCCCAATATTGTCATTCATCAGCCCGACCATGTCTTGAAGAACATGGATGAGTGGTGTATCAATCAACATGGTGAG AGTGGCCTGACTGAGTCCTGCCGCAAATCCACCGTATCAATCGAAGACGCCGAAAAGCAGATACTACTATTCATCAGCTCCCATGTACCTGAGAAAAAATGCCCGCTGGCCGGCAACAGTGTTTACATGGACCGTTTATTTATACGCAAATACATGCCGCAGTTCAACCAGTATTTACATTATAGAGTAATTGATGTTAGTACAATTAAAGAACTCGCGAAGCGTTGGTACCAGAAGGACTTTTCTAACATTCCTCAAAAGAAGTTTTCGCATCGCGCTGTTGACGATATTCTGGAGAGTATTGAGGAGTTGAAGTATTATAAAGAACATATATTTAAATCGTGA